The following are from one region of the Sorghum bicolor cultivar BTx623 chromosome 2, Sorghum_bicolor_NCBIv3, whole genome shotgun sequence genome:
- the LOC8077457 gene encoding uncharacterized protein LOC8077457 isoform X1 — MALATATISSPQLRYCPSPRGRRRRRGRHGAAAATVAASATPRSSEENIVIVGAGVAGLATAVALRRLGVGAAVLEQGDALRAGGTSLTLFKNGWRVLDAIGVADELRSKYLRIQGMRMRSPAAGGRELREFSFEEEAPGQEVRAVERRVLLETLSSKLPPGTISFSSKLKSISEQGPAGGTLLELEDGRQILSKIVIGCDGVNSPIAKWMGFSEPRYVGHMAFRGLAEYADGQPFEPKVNYIYGRGVRAGFVPVSPTKVYWFICFNRPDPGPKITDPAALKSEALELVRGWPSDLLAVMRSTPEGAVVRTPLVDRWLWPGLAPAASRGGRVVLAGDAWHPMTPNLGQGACCALEDAVILARRLADAGGAQAQAAMRAYEAERWARVFPLTARAGLVGALVQWDNAAVCAARDGVVIPRLVRLGPFLEHTNFECDLLEPAPQSP, encoded by the exons atggcACTGGCTACGGCCACGATCTCATCCCCACAGCTCCGGTACTGCCCCTCTCCTCGAGGTCGGCGTCGTAGGCGTGGACGCCACGGAGCCGCAGCGGCTACCGTGGCCGCCTCGGCGACGCCGCGGTCCTCGGAGGAGAACATCGTCATCGTCGGCGCGGGCGTCGCGGGGCTGGCCACGGCGGTCGCCCTTCGCCGGCTGGGCGTGGGCGCCGCCGTGCTGGAGCAGGGCGACGCCCTGCGCGCGGGCGGCACGTCCCTGACGCTGTTCAAGAACGGGTGGCGCGTGCTGGACGCCATCGGCGTCGCCGACGAGCTCCGGTCCAAGTACCTCCGCATCCAGGG GATGAGGATGCGATCGCcggcggcgggcgggcgggaGCTGCGCGAGTTCTCCTTCGAGGAAGAAGCTCCCGG ACAGGAGGTGCGCGCGGTGGAGAGGAGAGTGCTTCTCGAGACGCTTTCTTCTAAGCTGCCACCAGGCACCATATCGTTCTCATCCAAGCTGAAATCGATTTCAGAGCAAGGGCCTGCAGGAGGCACCCTGCTCGAACTGGAAGACGGGAGGCAAATTCTCTCCAAG ATTGTGATCGGCTGCGACGGAGTGAACTCGCCGATCGCCAAGTGGATGGGCTTCTCGGAGCCCCGGTACGTCGGGCACATGGCGTTCCGGGGCCTCGCGGAGTACGCCGACGGGCAGCCGTTCGAGCCCAAGGTGAACTACATCTACGGCCGAGGCGTCCGCGCCGGCTTTGTCCCCGTCTCCCCAACCAAAGTCTACTGGTTCATCTGCTTCAACAGGCCAGATCCAG GGCCGAAGATCACCGACCCCGCGGCGCTCAAGAGCGAGGCGCTGGAGCTCGtccgcggctggccatcggaccTGCTGGCGGTGATGCGCAGCACGCCCGAGGGCGCCGTGGTGAGGACGCCGCTGGTGGACCGGTGGCTGTGGCCAGGGCTGGCCCCGGCCGCGTCGAGGGGCGGCCGGGTGGTGCTGGCCGGCGACGCGTGGCACCCCATGACGCCCAACCTCGGCCAGGGCGCCTGCTGCGCGCTCGAGGACGCCGTCATCCTGGCGCGCCGCCTCGCCGACGCCGGCGGAGCCCAGGCCCAGGCTGCCATGCGCGCGTACGAGGCGGAGCGGTGGGCGCGCGTGTTCCCGCTCACGGCGCGCGCGGGGCTGGTGGGCGCGCTCGTGCAGTGGGACAACGCGGCGGTGTGCGCGGCCCGCGACGGCGTCGTCATCCCGAGGCTCGTCAGGCTGGGCCCGTTCCTGGAGCACACCAACTTCGAGTGCGACCTGCTCGAGCCGGCGCCGCAGTCGCCATGA
- the LOC8077457 gene encoding uncharacterized protein LOC8077457 isoform X2, producing MRMRSPAAGGRELREFSFEEEAPGQEVRAVERRVLLETLSSKLPPGTISFSSKLKSISEQGPAGGTLLELEDGRQILSKIVIGCDGVNSPIAKWMGFSEPRYVGHMAFRGLAEYADGQPFEPKVNYIYGRGVRAGFVPVSPTKVYWFICFNRPDPGPKITDPAALKSEALELVRGWPSDLLAVMRSTPEGAVVRTPLVDRWLWPGLAPAASRGGRVVLAGDAWHPMTPNLGQGACCALEDAVILARRLADAGGAQAQAAMRAYEAERWARVFPLTARAGLVGALVQWDNAAVCAARDGVVIPRLVRLGPFLEHTNFECDLLEPAPQSP from the exons ATGAGGATGCGATCGCcggcggcgggcgggcgggaGCTGCGCGAGTTCTCCTTCGAGGAAGAAGCTCCCGG ACAGGAGGTGCGCGCGGTGGAGAGGAGAGTGCTTCTCGAGACGCTTTCTTCTAAGCTGCCACCAGGCACCATATCGTTCTCATCCAAGCTGAAATCGATTTCAGAGCAAGGGCCTGCAGGAGGCACCCTGCTCGAACTGGAAGACGGGAGGCAAATTCTCTCCAAG ATTGTGATCGGCTGCGACGGAGTGAACTCGCCGATCGCCAAGTGGATGGGCTTCTCGGAGCCCCGGTACGTCGGGCACATGGCGTTCCGGGGCCTCGCGGAGTACGCCGACGGGCAGCCGTTCGAGCCCAAGGTGAACTACATCTACGGCCGAGGCGTCCGCGCCGGCTTTGTCCCCGTCTCCCCAACCAAAGTCTACTGGTTCATCTGCTTCAACAGGCCAGATCCAG GGCCGAAGATCACCGACCCCGCGGCGCTCAAGAGCGAGGCGCTGGAGCTCGtccgcggctggccatcggaccTGCTGGCGGTGATGCGCAGCACGCCCGAGGGCGCCGTGGTGAGGACGCCGCTGGTGGACCGGTGGCTGTGGCCAGGGCTGGCCCCGGCCGCGTCGAGGGGCGGCCGGGTGGTGCTGGCCGGCGACGCGTGGCACCCCATGACGCCCAACCTCGGCCAGGGCGCCTGCTGCGCGCTCGAGGACGCCGTCATCCTGGCGCGCCGCCTCGCCGACGCCGGCGGAGCCCAGGCCCAGGCTGCCATGCGCGCGTACGAGGCGGAGCGGTGGGCGCGCGTGTTCCCGCTCACGGCGCGCGCGGGGCTGGTGGGCGCGCTCGTGCAGTGGGACAACGCGGCGGTGTGCGCGGCCCGCGACGGCGTCGTCATCCCGAGGCTCGTCAGGCTGGGCCCGTTCCTGGAGCACACCAACTTCGAGTGCGACCTGCTCGAGCCGGCGCCGCAGTCGCCATGA
- the LOC8080696 gene encoding nucleoside diphosphate kinase 1 has product MAEQTFIMIKPDGVQRGLIGDIISRFEKKGFYLKGMKFMNVERSFAQQHYADLSDKPFFPGLVEYIISGPVVAMVWEGKDVVLTGRRIIGATRPWEAAPGTIRGDYAVEVGRNVIHGSDSVENGKKEIALWFPEGVAEWKSNLHPWIYES; this is encoded by the exons ATGGCGGAGCAGACCTTCATCATGATCAAGCCCGACGGCGTCCAGCGGGGCCTG ATCGGGGACATCATCAGTCGGTTCGAGAAGAAAGGGTTCTATCTCAAGG GGATGAAGTTTATGAATGTGGAGAGGTCCTTCGCCCAGCAGCACTATGCTGACCTTTCTGACAAGCCCTTCTTCCCTGGGTTGGTGGAGTACATCATTTCTGGCCCTGTTGTGGCAATGGTGTGGGAGGGGAAGGACGTTGTATTGACTGGCCGCAGGATCATTGGGGCCACCAGGCCTTGGGAGGCAGCCCCTGGTACCATTCGTGGGGACTATGCTGTGGAAGTTGGCAG GAATGTCATCCATGGAAGTGACTCCGTGGAGAACGGAAAGAAGGAGATCGCTCTCTGGTTCCCTGAAGGTGTGGCCGAGTGGAAGAGCAACCTTCATCCCTGGATCTACGAGTCTTGA
- the LOC8080697 gene encoding putative cyclin-dependent kinase F-2 produces MANPDTTQITSVATRVAALCDVIQEHRRTGKAISGRRAAAISAMIDDVAATAAEGRPRAYRRKRRMANARGYKQEGRRVGEGERGVVVRARHRGTGQAVAVKSLHRRSGGSRASDVLREACFTAAGGGHPSLVAFRTVARAPGTTDYSIVMDLHVGPSLRAVMADRDGRPFTEAEARRVMRQLLAGAEAMHRHGVVHRDIKPENIRVGAGAVNVKICNYGVAKSVAEKDPPQAFAGTMAYMAPEVLVKNADHDTLADVWSLGCVMVEILTGKLPFVVAAKDEDDEASQLFKIFDVLGVPCKRVWEALKPQVHDDKVQVWRARQLRAGHGSRRRNRLRELVSEEILSGDGFQVLKGLLTCDPEKRLTAAAALRCPWFTDNVDDDAVASERTTAVTMIAAVASKPWSLATSFVRRALGLLQGLSCEC; encoded by the coding sequence ATGGCCAACCCAGACACCACGCAGATAACCTCCGTCGCCACGCGCGTCGCGGCGCTCTGCGACGTCATCCAAGAACACCGCCGCACCGGGAAGGCGATCAGCGGCAGGCGAGCCGCAGCCATCTCCGCGATGATCGACGAcgtcgccgccaccgccgccgaggGTAGGCCCAGGGCCTACAGGCGGAAGCGGCGCATGGCCAACGCCCGCGGGTACAAGCAGGAGGGGCGCAGGGTCGGCGAGGGCGAGCGCGGCGTCGTCGTCAGGGCACGCCACCGCGGCACGGGCCAGGCCGTCGCCGTCAAGTCCCTCCACCGCAGGAGCGGCGGGAGCCGCGCCTCCGACGTCCTGCGCGAGGCCTGCTTCACGGCGGCAGGCGGTGGCCACCCCTCGCTGGTCGCGTTCCGCACCGTGGCGCGCGCGCCGGGCACCACGGACTACTCCATCGTCATGGACCTGCACGTCGGGCCGAGCCTCAGGGCCGTCATGGCAGACCGCGACGGGCGGCCGTTCACGGAGGCCGAGGCGCGCCGTGTCATGCGGCAGCTGCTGGCCGGCGCCGAGGCGATGCACCGGCACGGCGTCGTCCACCGAGACATCAAGCCCGAGAACATCCGCGTGGGCGCCGGCGCCGTCAACGTCAAGATCTGCAACTACGGGGTGGCCAAGTCCGTGGCCGAGAAGGACCCGCCGCAGGCCTTCGCCGGAACCATGGCGTACATGGCGCCGGAGGTGCTGGTGAAGAACGCCGACCACGACACGCTCGCGGACGTCTGGTCGCTCGGCTGCGTCATGGTGGAGATCCTCACCGGCAAGCTACCGTTCGTAGTCGCGGCGAaggacgaggacgacgaggcCAGTCAGCTGTTCAAGATCTTCGACGTGCTCGGCGTGCCGTGCAAGAGGGTGTGGGAGGCCCTCAAGCCCCAGGTACATGACGACAAGGTGCAGGTGTGGCGAGCGCGGCAGCTGCGAGCCGGTCacggcagccgccgccgcaacCGCCTGCGAGAGCTGGTCTCGGAGGAGATCCTGTCCGGGGACGGGTTCCAGGTCCTGAAAGGGCTCCTGACTTGTGATCCCGAGAAGCGGCTGACGGCGGCCGCCGCGCTCCGGTGCCCGTGGTTCACCGACAACGTTGACGACGATGCTGTTGCTTCGGAGAGGACGACCGCGGTCACCATGATCGCTGCCGTGGCCAGCAAACCGTGGTCACTGGCCACGTCATTCGTTAGGCGTGCTCTAGGATTGCTGCAGGGATTGTCCTGTGAATGTTAA